One window of Desulfonatronovibrio magnus genomic DNA carries:
- a CDS encoding Thivi_2564 family membrane protein, which translates to MPIINLIIILVVIGVVLWLINNYIPMQSTIKTILNVVVIIAVVIWLLNVFGVIGSLSGIRVG; encoded by the coding sequence ATGCCCATTATCAATTTAATTATTATTCTGGTTGTCATAGGTGTGGTTCTGTGGCTGATTAACAACTACATACCGATGCAGTCCACCATTAAAACAATATTAAATGTCGTCGTTATTATCGCGGTGGTTATTTGGCTGCTGAATGTCTTCGGGGTGATTGGCTCTTTATCAGGGATTCGCGTTGGGTAA